GGCCGCCAGGGCGGCCTGGTCGCGCTCGCGGGCGGGCAGGAGCCGGCCCCGCCGCCACCGCCGGGGCTGCTCAAGCCGGCCCGGGACCGGTGGGCGGCGTTCTGGGCGTCGAAGGTCGCCGACGCGGTCGACCGCACCTCCGACCTGCCCGCGCTGGTCCGCTGGATCGCCGCGACCGACGAGTACGACCGGGTCGCCAAGGTCGTCCGCAAGTCCCGGCTGGTGAAGGGGTCGATGGGCCAGCCGGTCGCCAACCCCTTGCTCGGCTACCTCGCCCAGCTCGAGAGCCAGATCGCCAGGGCCGAGGCCGCGTTCGGCATGACCCCGATCGCCCGGCTGCGCCTGGGGATCGCGCTCGGGGAGGCGGCGCGGTCGCTGGACGAGCTGAACAGGGCCCTGGACGATGACAGCGACGACGATCCCACCGACGACCCGCGGACACGGGTTGTGGAGTCCACCAGCCGACCCGCTGCCGCCCACGCTCGGCCCACGGGTCTGCCGCTGGGTGGAGAAGTTCCTCGTCCACGGTGAAGGCGACTATTTGGGCGAGCCGTTCCGGCTCGAGGACTGGCAGCGGGCGCTGATCTACCGGCTCTACGAGTACGACCCGGCGACGCTCAAACGGCTGGTCCGGCGTCTGCTGCTGGTGCTTCCCAAAGGTTGCGGGAAAACCGAGCTCGTTGCCGCGCTGTGCCTGGCCGAGCTCGCCGGCCCGACGGTGGCGACTCCCGACGGCCGGGGTGGGATGCGCAAGAGCCCCAACATCCCGGTGGCGGCCGCGTCGTTCGAGCAGGCGGACCGGCTGTTCGGCGCGGCCCGGACGATGGTGGCCGAGGGGCCGCTGCGCCCGCACTTGGAGGCGTTCGAGACCGAGCTGCTCTTGAAGGACCGTCCGGGGCGGATGTTCCGGGTGGCGGCGATCGGGGGGACCAACGACGGTGGGCTGCCGACGTGCGCGGGGTTCGACGAGATCCACGAGTGGGAGGGCCGCAAGGAGCGGGTCCACCTGGTCATCGGGAACTCGCTGGCCAAGCGTGCCGAAGGCCTTGAGCTGAACCTGTCCACCCCCGACAACGCCGACCCTGGGAGCCTGTTCGGCCGGCTGCACGCCTACGGCCTGAAGGTCGCCGCCGGGGAAGCGGCGGACCCGTCGTTCCTGTTCGTCTGGTACACCGCCGACGCCCGCCACGACCTCACCGACCCGGCGGCACTGCGTGCGGCCATCGCAGAGGCGAACCCGGCCGGGTGGCTGGACATCGAACGGGTCGCCGCCCGCCTCGAGGTTGACCGGGTCCCTGAGCACGAGTTCCGCCGCTACCACCTCGCCCAGCTCGTCCGCCCCGAAGGGCAGTGGCTGCCGCCGGGCGCGTGGGAGGACCTCGCCGGCACTGACCGGGGTGTCCCACCCGACGGTACCGAGATCGTCGCGTTCTTCGACGGCTCCTACAACGGCGACTCGACCGCCCTGGTCGGCGTGGTCCCGGGCGAGCGGCCGCACGTGTTCGTGATCGGCTGCTGGGAGCGGCCGGAGGGCGCCCACGACTGGCTGGTGCCCCGTGAGCAGGTGAAGGCCAGGGTCGCCGAGACGTTCCACCGGTGGAGGGTGCGGTTGTTCGGCTACGACCCGTTCGGCTGGCACCGCGAGGGTGAGGAGTGGGCTGAGGCGTACGGCGAGCCGCCGGTGCTTGTGTGGGAGACCAACCTGCGCAAGCGCATGAGCGCGGCGTGCTCCCGGTTCTACACCACCGTCGTGACCGCCGGCCTCACCCAGGACGGCGACCCGCGCCTGGCCCGCCACCTCCGCAACGCGGTGGTGAAGGAGACCCCGGAGGGGGCCTACATCACCAAGGCCGGGCGGCACGGCCCGAAGATCGACCTGGCCGTCGCGGCGGTCGGCGCGGTCGACCTCGCCGCCACCCCGACCGTTACGCCGCCCGCACCGTTCGCGCTCACGGGAAGGTGACCGATGGCGACCAGGATCCTTGACCGGGTGCCGCTGGACCGCGTCAGCGCCGAGGCCCGCGAGGTGCACCTCGGCCGGGCGCTGCTGACCCTGCTCGTCGGGGTGTTCTGGCTCACCGGCTGGCTGGCCGGCAAGGCGACGCTGGCCGTCGGGTTCGCGTGGGCGGCGGCGAAGGTCGGCTACCAGGACGCCCGCACGACACCCGGCGGGAGGCCACCGCGTGGGGTTCCTTGACCGTGTCGCCGCCAGCCGCGCGCCGCCGCAGCGGCGGCCAGCGAACCTGAGCCTGGACGAGTACGCCGAGCTGTTCAGGTTCACCGGCTTCAGTGGCGAGTACCCGCTGCTGCGCACCACGATGGGGCAGCTGGACGAGGAGCGGCTCGCCCAGACCGCCACCGCCGCCTACCACGCGAGCGGCCCCGTGTTCGCCCTCATCGTCGCCCGCCTCCAGGTCTTCAGCCAGGCCCGGTTTCAGTGGACCCGCTTCGAGGGCGGCGTCCCCACCGACCTGTTCGGCACCCCCGCGCTCAAGCTGCTGGAGCGGCCGTGGCGGGGCGGCACCACCGCGGACCTGCTCGCCCGCATGGAAGTGGACGTATCGACCGCGGGCACGTCGTTCACCCGCAAGGTCACCCGGCGGGGCGCCTCCCGGCTGGTCCGGCTCCGGCCCGAGCACGTGATCGTGGTGCTCGGCTCCAACGAGGACGCCGACCACCCCGCCGAGGCCGCCGACGTGGAGCTCCTCGGGTTCGCGTACAAGCCGCCCATGGGCCCGATGGTGCTCCTGGACGACCCGGGTGAGGTGGCGCTGTTCGCGCCCCTCCCCGACCCCGACCGGGTGTTTTTGGGCATGAGCTGGGTCACGCCGGTGCTGCGGGAGCTCCAGGCCGACTCGGCGCAGACCGAGCACAAGCTGGCGTTCTTCCGCAACTCCGCGACGCCGAACCTGGCGCTCAGGTTCGACCCCAGCATCACCATCGAGCAGGTCCGGGAGTTCAAGGCGCTGTTCGAGGAGGAGCACAAGGGCACCTGGCAGGCGTGGAAGACGCTCTACCTGGGCGGCGGCGCCGACCCGGTCCCGGTCGGGTCCAGCTTCAAGGACATGGACTTCTCCGCGGTGGCCGGCAAGGCCGAGAGCCGGCTGGCCGCGGCAGCTGGGGTGCCGCCGTCGTGGGTGGGGTTCAGCGAGGGC
The Actinomycetes bacterium DNA segment above includes these coding regions:
- a CDS encoding phage portal protein produces the protein MGFLDRVAASRAPPQRRPANLSLDEYAELFRFTGFSGEYPLLRTTMGQLDEERLAQTATAAYHASGPVFALIVARLQVFSQARFQWTRFEGGVPTDLFGTPALKLLERPWRGGTTADLLARMEVDVSTAGTSFTRKVTRRGASRLVRLRPEHVIVVLGSNEDADHPAEAADVELLGFAYKPPMGPMVLLDDPGEVALFAPLPDPDRVFLGMSWVTPVLRELQADSAQTEHKLAFFRNSATPNLALRFDPSITIEQVREFKALFEEEHKGTWQAWKTLYLGGGADPVPVGSSFKDMDFSAVAGKAESRLAAAAGVPPSWVGFSEGLQGSSLNAGNFTSSRRRFADGTAQHWWVNASASLEPLVADPANAKGASLWFDTRSVSFLREDAGDLAKIQAEEAGTIVKLVRDGFTPESAIDAVKNHDWSRLKHLGLLSVQLQPPFTDQPAPSNGQANGKVPTGMAR
- a CDS encoding P27 family phage terminase small subunit; translated protein: MSGPPPKTPERRQRRNQRTTTGRQGGLVALAGGQEPAPPPPPGLLKPARDRWAAFWASKVADAVDRTSDLPALVRWIAATDEYDRVAKVVRKSRLVKGSMGQPVANPLLGYLAQLESQIARAEAAFGMTPIARLRLGIALGEAARSLDELNRALDDDSDDDPTDDPRTRVVESTSRPAAAHARPTGLPLGGEVPRPR